In Bacillus sp. BGMRC 2118, a genomic segment contains:
- a CDS encoding SDR family oxidoreductase — protein MNKSFEGRVALVTGGSRGIGKAICERLAKEGSKIAIFDVDDAALTETINEFKEKGFEVFGKIVDVTKSDLVELAVEEVVTTLGSLDIVVNNAGVIRDNLLFKMTDEDWDLVMDVHLKSSFNMARASQKYMVQQKYGRIINLSSTSALGNRGQANYAAAKAGLQGFTKTLSIELGKYGITVNSVAPGFIETDMTKETARRIGITFDQLIEASVSQIPVARIGKPEDIANSVAFFADERSGFVSGQVLYVAGGPKN, from the coding sequence TTGAATAAATCATTCGAAGGAAGAGTCGCACTAGTAACGGGAGGAAGTCGAGGAATAGGAAAGGCAATTTGTGAACGTTTGGCTAAAGAAGGTTCAAAAATTGCCATATTTGATGTAGACGATGCAGCTTTGACTGAGACAATCAATGAATTTAAAGAAAAAGGGTTTGAGGTGTTTGGGAAGATTGTTGATGTAACAAAAAGTGATCTAGTAGAACTTGCTGTAGAAGAGGTCGTTACAACTCTAGGTTCACTCGATATTGTTGTCAATAATGCAGGTGTCATTCGTGATAATTTGCTGTTTAAGATGACAGATGAAGATTGGGATCTCGTGATGGATGTTCACTTAAAAAGTTCATTTAATATGGCACGAGCTTCCCAAAAATATATGGTACAACAAAAGTATGGCCGAATCATTAATCTCTCGTCTACATCTGCTTTAGGGAATCGAGGACAAGCTAACTATGCAGCTGCAAAGGCGGGTCTACAAGGCTTTACAAAAACCTTATCTATTGAGCTGGGTAAATATGGAATTACTGTAAACTCGGTTGCACCAGGTTTTATTGAGACGGATATGACGAAGGAAACGGCAAGAAGGATTGGAATAACGTTTGACCAGCTTATTGAAGCAAGTGTGAGTCAAATACCAGTTGCAAGAATTGGAAAGCCTGAGGATATTGCAAATAGTGTCGCATTTTTTGCGGATGAAAGGTCAGGGTTTGTTAGTGGCCAAGTTTTATATGTAGCAGGTGGGCCGAAAAATTAG
- a CDS encoding MaoC family dehydratase, which produces MYTNLIGIKSKRVKNTVERGAVKKFAEAIGDNHPIFIDEQFGSNSRFGRNIAPPTFPQVFDYGTIDGFTLTIEGLIHGEQSYSYERPLFIGEEIFCYTKIIDYYEKTGSGGRLGFLLLASNGEDEEENTIFTSKGLIIITEEVRRMIEA; this is translated from the coding sequence ATGTACACAAACTTAATTGGAATAAAATCAAAACGAGTTAAGAATACAGTTGAACGAGGGGCGGTTAAAAAGTTTGCAGAAGCAATAGGTGATAATCATCCTATTTTTATAGATGAACAATTTGGTTCAAATTCACGTTTTGGACGAAATATAGCTCCTCCCACCTTCCCCCAAGTATTCGATTATGGAACAATTGATGGTTTTACGCTAACAATTGAGGGCCTGATTCATGGTGAGCAATCCTATAGCTATGAGCGTCCATTATTCATTGGAGAAGAAATCTTCTGTTATACAAAAATAATCGATTATTACGAAAAAACAGGAAGTGGGGGACGTCTAGGATTTCTGTTACTTGCAAGTAATGGTGAAGATGAAGAAGAAAACACCATCTTCACATCAAAGGGATTGATCATCATAACAGAAGAGGTTAGGAGGATGATCGAGGCATGA
- a CDS encoding dehydratase, which translates to MKNIKDLNIGDELQRVELDPVSRIDLIKYAGASGDYNPIHTIDEKAKSLGLPGVIAHGMWTMGNLAKLFTPFYHQGFLKDYTIRFKGMVFLDDVITLKAKLREIDGYSYIFNVAAQNQQSKDVIKGEIVYQII; encoded by the coding sequence ATAAAGAATATAAAGGATTTGAATATTGGAGATGAGCTCCAAAGAGTAGAGCTCGATCCTGTATCGCGTATCGACCTCATTAAATACGCAGGGGCATCAGGTGATTATAATCCGATCCACACGATTGATGAAAAAGCGAAAAGTTTAGGACTTCCCGGTGTCATTGCACATGGCATGTGGACGATGGGCAATTTGGCTAAACTTTTTACACCGTTTTATCACCAAGGATTTCTCAAAGACTATACAATTCGGTTTAAAGGAATGGTATTTTTAGACGATGTTATCACATTAAAAGCAAAACTTAGAGAAATAGATGGTTATTCTTATATCTTTAATGTTGCAGCTCAAAATCAACAGAGTAAAGATGTCATTAAAGGTGAAATTGTCTATCAGATCATATAG